In the Haloarcula salinisoli genome, ACCACGCGACGGTCACGCCCACGACGAACTGCGCGACTGCCCCGCCGGTGTTGTACAGGAAGTCCCGGTGGAACTCGAGGTCCTTCTCGAAGTAGACGATGGCCGGGTTCCTGAGCCCTCCAATCAGGGGGACGAACCCGATGGCTCGAATCAGATTCGTGGCCCTCGGTTCGCCGAAAAAGTCCGCGACGAGCGGGGCGGCCAGAAACAGCACGCCCAAAATCAACAGCCCGCGGGCGATCTCCAGCAGCCACGTCGTATTGAGATACCTGTCGATGTTGCTCTCCTTCTTCCGGATGAGTGCGGCGTTGATACCGATATCCGTGAACCGCTTGCAGACGGAGAGCAAGAGCAGTGCAATCCCCATGAGCCCGAACTGGGCGGGCGAGAGCACCCGGGCGAGCACTATCAGCATCAGCACCTGCAGGAGGCGCCCGGAGATGTTGGTCAGCGTCGCCCAGATGCCGCTCTTGACCGTCCGCTGGAGCACCGAGCCGGTCGGAAGGAACCGCTCGAACAGCTGTTTGAGCTTCTTTCGCATGGTTATTCTGTCGTGCCGACGTCGAGCCTGGCTTCGACCGTTCGACTGCCACAATTCATCGACTCGTCGTTGAACTAAACGTCACCTTGTTATGGTCGCAATAACCGGTTTCCCGATGGTGGCCGACGAAACCGGGGCTGTATACAGAGCGCCCGAGACGGCCGGTCTATGACTCTTCCTCGTCGGGCGCGTCGACCCGATAGACGTCGTACTCGCCGTTGTCGTAGACCTGCGTGACGGACTCGTCGCGGTCGAGCCGCTGGAAGTCCGCCTGCTCGTACTTCCAGTACTGCCGGTAGTCTGGGTAGAGATTCGGGTAGAAGATGCGGCCGGCCCGCGTGAGGACCATGTATCTATCGTCCTCGTACCCGGCCCCGAGCGTCTCCCGGTCGGTGTAGCCGAAGTGTGGCGGTATCTCGGCGGTGTCGCTGGTGACGACCTGTCGCGTGCCGTAACTCTCCCGGCCGTATATCGCGTCGCGATAGCGGTGGACGTCGGTGCCGAACTCGGAGAGCCGGACCTGGTTGTTGCGGTGTTCCAGATACCACTCCGACCCCTCAAGCTCCATCCGAGTGACCTGCTGGTTCTCGTCGACGCTGTAGGGCGAGGCGTAGAGCCCGAACGTGCTGAAGACGACCAGCAGCGTGACGATACCGTAGAGGCTGGCGTACATCGTCCGGCGGGACACGGCCGTGTTCGCCAGCGCGTAGAACAGCGACCCCGAGAGCAAGGCCGCGAAGAGTTCGGCGTACAGCAGCGGCCGGCCAAAGCCCACGACGAGGTCGACGAGGAAAAAGAGGGCCGACAGCCCGGTAAATACCGTGAACAGACCGACGAAGGACGCTCTGGAGACGTCCCAGCCCGAGCGCCGCCAGATAACCGCCCCGGCGAACAGGAGGGCAGCGAGCCCCCCGATGGTGAGGAGTATCGCCGACTGGCCGTATCTGACGAGCGCGATGCGGACGAGGTCTACCAGTGCAGGCGAATACTGCGACACCGTCGAACTGTACGTCGACGCCGGTGACCCGCCACCGCCCGGTGCGGCCAGGTTCTGGACGACGACACCGAACCGTTCGACGATCGTGGTGAAGTCGAGATACCAGACAGCGAAGACGGCGACGACGAGCTGGGAGAGCGGCTTCGCTCCGACCGAGCTACCGGCCGGCCCGTCGTCCGCGCCCAGGAGGTTGCGGTCAGACAGGAGCTGTGCCACCCCGTACACGCCGAAGATGAACAGGAGGAACAGCGCCGTAATCGGGTGGTAGATGACGATGCCAAACAGCGTCGTCGCCAGTGCGGCTCTGATATGCAGCGTCCGTGTCCGTCGCTCTTTGACGAAGAGATACAGTACGAACGGAACGAGGAGCGTGCTGAACACGTACGGAACCGACTGGACGGCGACGAGCACTGTCGCGAACGGGAGCGACAGCAAGGCACGGCGACGGTCGAACACCGTCGAGACCAGCGCCAGGAAGCTGACGATGCTAAAGAGCGAGCCGATGCCGGCGATACCCGTTATCATCGTCGACGGGTCGACACCGACGACGTAGGCAAGCGAAAGCACCAGCAGGTGGAAGTTCGGGTAGATGTTTCGCTGCCCGATAGCTCCCGTCTCCTGAATGTCTCTGATGTAGCCCACGTGGGAGAGGACGTCCGCCCTGCCGAAGACGGCGTAGCCCCGAAAGTACGGGAGGAAGACGAGCACGCCGACGACCGTGCCCACCAGGAGGAGCCCGTACATCCAGTCGGCCGTCTCCTCGGACGCACTGCGGACGATAACGACGTTGCCCAGAACCAGGGCGAGACACGCGATGGCCCAGAAGTACCAGGGATAGGCGTCGTAGATAGATATCTCGTAGGTCGTCGCGTCCGGCGTCAGGGACAGTATCACGGTCAGGACCAGAACAAGCCCGAACCCGACGGCCGCGAGCCACCGGGTTCCCGTTCGTTCGTTAGGTCGGCTCATCTACACACCGTCCTCCTGTGCGGGCACGTCGACCCAGATGTGCGTTTTCCTGTACGTGTCGTCCAGACCGGGGTTTTCGGAGACGCTCCCGGTGTAGAGCAGGAACGTGAGCCGGACCCGGTCGCCGCTGGCCCACGCCGGTGGCGAGAACTGCTGTTCGGTGCGACTGGATTCGCCGGGCCCGAGCGTGGTCCGGTATCGGTCGACCTCCGTCCGGGACGTGACGATGCGCTCGCCGTCGACGGACCTGAACTGCTGGAACTCGACGACGACTGTGTAGTTCAACGTGCGCCCCTCCTCGTTCCCGAGGCCGACGTGGACTGTCGCGGTCTCGTTGGGGCTGACCTCTGTCGGGTAGTCGTCGGCGACGAGGGCACCGGTTTCGTTCTCGGCGAGCAGCGAGAACTCGGTGAAGGTCTCGCTGTCGCCGGGCTGGACGAGCGCACTGCCCGCGACGCCGACCGACAGGACGAGCAACACGCCGATGACGACGTTGACCCGTCTCGCTGCGACAGCACGGAGCGGCCGACCGACCGGGAGGACGAACCGCTGCGTGGGTGGGAGGCGGAGCCGCCGAACGACGGCGACGGCGCTGGCGGCGAGTGTCACCGAGAGGAGTGCCAGCCGGATGGGGGTCGGATTGATTCCCCACGCCGTGAAGTTCAGGAAGAGGACGACCAGCGGGACGACGACGACGCTGAGGCCGACCGAGAGGGTCAGCCGCTCTAGGGCAGACAGAGAGGGCTGGCTGGACTGCCCGCTGGCGCTCCCGGGGAACATCGCCACAGTCAGGGCGTACCCGGGCAGGAAGACGACGAACGGGACCCCGAGCGCGACGCGCAGCGGCGTCACCAGGGCGCCGGTGTACTGCCAGAGCAGTGCCGTTGTGAGTGCGATGCCGACGACGACCGCGATATCGAGCAGCGTCAGCAGCGCTGTGTGGATACCACGCCCACCGTTTCGAACACGTACCATTGGCTCACTCCAGCGCGGATTGGTACATAATAAAAAGCTCCCTACTAGCCACCAGCTATCCAGATATCATCTGGTAACCAAACGGTGGCACCGGGTCATACTGCCAACTGTAACAAACGCAAATAATTCGCCACCTCGGGGTGGCGAATATTTTTACGAACGTACAGCCGGCAGTATCACTCCGTCGCGGGGAGCGACCGATATCGGTCGTCTATCGAGACGCCGGTGACGGTCTCGCCGTCGTGTTCGACGGCGACGGACCGACGCGGCCGCCTGGACAGCAGCCACCCGAACTGGACCGACCGCCCTTCTGCCGTCATCGATAGCTTCGGCCTGGTCTCGGCCCGTCGAAACTCGGGGAAGTACTGGCTCGTCGCCACCGTCGCGCTGTCGGCACCCAACGGGACCAGCGAGGCGAGCGGGTCGTCGGTGTTCCCGTCGGCAGCGGCCAGTTCGAACCGGGGCTGTGTGCTGTCAGTTTCGGTCGCGACGTCGATACCCGGCTGGACGTGGAGGCGGCTCGTCACCGGCGCGCTCTCGGACGCGTCGACCGTGTCCCAGACGAGCCACCAGTCCTCGTCGTGGTAGATACGCCGACGGTGGCTGTACTGGGTCTGTAGCCGCCCGCGCCGGCTGTAACGCCCGTCGAAGAACTGGACACCGTCGCCCTCGGCCTCGCGAACGGTCGGGTCGAGCCGGCGACCGAGCAGGTAGCTGCCGCTGATGGGTATCGGTTCGATATCACCGTACTGGACCGTGTTGTGAGCGGCGACGCTGCGGGAGTACTGCCGTTTGTCCGTCGGCGCGTACTCGTAGGTGCCGGTGTCGGTCAGGAGCCGCTGGCCGTCGGCCCAGAACGTGATGGCGAACTGGTCGTTGTGGCTGTGTCCGGGGAGGTGTGCCGGGCCGCTCTGGCCGCCGTCGACGAGCATACGGTCCTCACCCTCGCCCAGCCAGTAGTAGCCTGACGCGTCGAGCGACGCCGCCCCCACCGACCCAGACTGGATGCCGACGGCGTCGGCGTATCTCAGACACGCGTCGACCGGCAGGGCCTCACCGAACACCGCGTCGTTCACGAGCGGGAGCCGACCGTCGGGCGGTCTGAGCTGTCGGAGAAACTCGGTTCCCGACGTCGCGACGTCCAGGAGCTCGCTCGGCACGTCCCGGCCCTCCCGTCGCAGTGTATCGACGGCCGTGAGATAGCGCGAAAGCGCTATCACGTGGTACATCGGACTCCGCTCGAAGTGGCCGCCGTCGGCGAGGAACTGGTCGCTCGCGTCGACGAGTATCTCGATACCGGTCTCGGTCCACTGGGTGCCTTCCTCCTCGAACAGCGAGCCCGCAAGCAGGAGGGCGAGACCGTTCTCTATGAGGTGGTTCCCACCGACGTCGTACTCGACGTGATTGGCGAGGAACGCAGCGTTCCGGTAGAGGATGCGAGCTGCGAGTGTCTCCACGCCGGTGTCGTTGCGAACCCACGCACAGAACCGGGCGAGATGCACGATGCGGAGGGAGACCGCGTACGGCGTCCAGCCCCGCCGGAGGTAGCCGTCCGTGCCGATACGCGTCTCGTCGGCGCCGTACCAGTCCTCGAGCCAGTCGCTGAACGCCTCCACCGTCGCAGGACAGGCCTGTGGCTCGTCGTGGCCGAGATACGCCCACGAGAGAAATTCGAAGCCGTGGAACTGCAGCGCCCAGAGCTCCGGCGGCTCCAGGACCGCCGAACTGAACCAGTCGACGCCGTCTGACTCGCCGATATCGACCGTGCGGTTGAGAAAGGTCACCGAACCGCGCCCCGCCTCGCTCGCCCGCTCGCGGTAGCGTCGCCGGTCGTCGCCGCCGAGACAGCGACGGAGTGTCGTCGTATTGCCCCGGACGGTCTCCGGCGCGAAGGCGAGGCCGCTCGGCACTTTTCGGTCGTACCACTGGTCGGTATCGACCGGGAGCGACGGCACGACGAGCTGGCGCAGCGTCCGGTCCGCGATGCCGAGCAGCTGCTCGGACTCCATGTTTCTGACCGTGTTGTACAGGACCGGCATCGTCTCCGTATCCGTCAGCTGGGCCAGTCGAGAGTCGACGTCACTCATCGCTCATCGGGCTCCCGACCCTGCTGGGCCCTGGGTCGGGCCTGGCTGTGGGTCCGTCGGAGTCTCCGAGCGGGGCAGTTCGACAGCGAGCACGCGCGTTCGAAAGCGGGGTGTCATCTACTGCGACGGCGGACACCGAGGCAGTTTGTTAGTTCGCTCCTGAAATATCGCGTGGCACCCGATGACGCCGAGACAGACCAGAGCCTGGCTACCCGACGGTGTGGTTACACTGTCACTAACTGAGTACCAGGCTGACGAGGTAGCCATACGATGGACATCAAAGTGAAAACAATCGAGTTGGTCTCTCATGGGTGTGCGTAGTATCGCGGTCGAACTGTGGAAGCGGTGTGTCTCACTCGCCGGAACGTCGAATACGCACCGCGAGACAGGCGTGACGGCCTCGAACTCGACTGGACCGTTCCAGGCCGAGCGGCCCAGCGGGAGTGAGGACGACGGCCGCAAGCTCACCCTGCTCGTCTACGGTCAGAGCCTCTGGATGGCGGTCACCCTGACGCTCCTGTTCGTGTTGGGTCTGTGGTCGCTCCGACTCTACTTCGTCGTCTCGTTCATCGGCCTGTTGATAAATCGGCTCCTCTTCGCGCCGACACGGCGGAGCCAGCGGTGGTGGCGCGTCGTGAGCGCTCTCACGTGGCTCTGCTTCCTCGGACTCTCGTATCTGATTTCTCTGCGCATGCAGGCTGCAGTGGCGTGACACGCCGTGGTCGCCGCGGGTTTTGGGAGGTTGAACCCGGAGTAGCTGTGACATAATTAACTGCCGGCTCGGCCTGTGAGAAGCTATGTGGGTCCCAGAAAACCATGACTGAGCCGCGTTCCGAACCGCTCGTCACCGCGGTCATCACGACGTACGACAGACCGGCTCGCCTCGAAGCAGCCGTCGAAAGCGTGCTCGAGCAGACCTACGACAGTATCGAACTCGTCGTCGTCGACGACCACTCGGAGACGCCGGCCGAGGCGGTGCTTTCCGACGTCGACCTCGGGGTTCTTTCCGGGGCCACTATCGTCCGCCACGAGACAAATCGTGGTGCCAACGCGGCACGAAACACCGGCATCGACGCCGCGTCGGGCGAGTACGTCGCCTTTCTCGACGACGACGACCAGTGGCACCCGGCGAAACTGGCACGCCAGGTCCGGGCCATCGAGCGCCACGGGGACGCCGGCGTCGTCTACACCGGCATCGAACGGGTCGGTCCCGACGAAACCCGCGCCGAGATTCCGCCGGCCGTCGACGGGGACATGACGAAGGCGCTGCTCTGTGAGAACGTCGTCGGGTCGATGTCCGTCACGATGGTCCGGACGGAGCTTGCCCAGTCAGTGTCGCTGGACGAGCGGTTCCCCTGCTGGGCCGACCTGGAGTGGTATATCAAGCTCTCGCGGGAGACGGCGTTCGTTCGGGTTCCGGAACCGCTGGTCGTCTACGACTGTGACTCGGTGGAGCGGCTGAGCCGCGACTTCGAGAAGACCCACGCGGGCTACGAGCTGTTCGTCGAGGAGTTCGAGCCGCTGGCGGCCGAGTACGGACCGCTCTTCCGACGGAAGATGCGCGGCTGGGCCGCCTTCCGTGCCGGCAAGAGCGCGTTCCACGACGGCCGCTACGACCGGGCCCGCGAGCTGCTCGTCACCGCGGTCCGCTCGTACCCGCTCGAACCGGCCTTCGGGACGTATCTGCTCGCCTCCCTCGGTGACCGGCACAGTCACCGGCTGGCGAGCGCGGTCGCCAGCATCGCCACCTGAACGAGCGCCCGTCGTCCGGCCGCCTTCGACCAGTCGGCACGTGTTAGACGGCGTGTTACTATTTTCCGTTCCCGTCTCCGCGACAACTATGCACGCCAGTGTCCAGTCGCGACAGCCAGCCACCGGCGCCCGTCCGCAGCGCGACGGCGCCACTGGAGCGATGCCATGAGTGACCACGCCGGCGGTACCACGTCGCGGGAGTCCACAGCGGGGACCCACGATGCCAGTGACACAGCGGTCGATGGACAGTCGTTGCCGCGGGTCGCGTTTTTTACCCCGGCGCCCTCCTTCGGCGGCGCACAGCGGGTGACAGTGACAATCGCGAACAGCCTCGCACAGCGGGGCCACGACGTCGACCTCGTCGCCGGGCGGCTGGAGGGGGAGTTCGCCGATGTCATCAGCGACGCGGTGAACACCGTGGAGCTGGACGTGCCGGAGGTCCCGGGCGTAGGTATCCTGGCCGGGATTCCGAAACTCGTCTCCTATCTCGACGCCCGACAGCCGGCGGTGCTGTTCGCGAGCCGGACGCACACGAACCTCGCCGCGGTGGCCACGGGCGCGCTCGCCGACGTCGACGTCCACGTCGCGATAACGGAGCACAGCCCCTTCGACTACCAGGCCACGGCCAAGGACAGCGCCACGGCCGCAATTGCCTCCCATTTCTACACCTACGCGGACGACGTCATCACGGTCTCGGAGGGCGTCGCCGAGACCGTCGTCGAAAATACCCGCGTCTCGACGGACCGGACGACCGTCCTCAACAACCCCATCGACATCGCGGCCATTCGGTCCGGAGCCGAGGAACCGGTCGACCACGAGTGGCTCGACGACCCCGACCTGGAACCGATTGTCAGCGTCGGCCGACTGGAACCAGTCAAGGGGTTCTCGACTCTGCTTGAAGCCTTCGCCGAGCTCCACGTGTCGCGCCCGGAGACGCGACTGATACTCGTCGGCAAGGGGCCGGACCGCGAGCGACTGACGTCGCTGGCCCGGGAGCTGGGCGTCGCCGACAGCGTCTCGCTCCCGGGCTACACCGACAACCCCTACGCCTACATGGGCCGTGCCTCGGTGTACGTCCTGTCCTCGGCGGTCGAGGGGCTCCCGACGGTACTCATCGAAGCGCTCGCCTGTGGCTGTACTATCGTCTCGACGGACTGCCAGTACGGGCCACGCGAGATTCTCGAAGACGGTCGGTACGGCCGGCTCACCCCGGTCGGCGACGCCGAGGCGCTGGCCGAAACTATCGGCGACGCGCTCGAGGACCCCACGCCACCCGAACGGAGCCGCGAGCGCGCCCAGCATTTCTCGATGGCGGCCGGCGCCGACCGGTACGAGTCCTACATCGCGTCTGTGACGGACGACTGACCGGCCCGTCCCAGGGCGTCCGACTGCGGTTTCGACTTCGGTCCGCGACGCGAGCGCCGACCGCCCGCGGGTCGACCGAGTATCGAGTGGCCAGTCGGTGACTCTCGACACTGTTCCGGGAAACGATGCGTTACTAGTGATAACTAAAAAATAACAACACTAACAGAAGCGGTACCGACAGTCGATGCAAGTTGCTGCTATTGGGGCACACCCCGATGATATCGAAATCGGTGCGGGTGCGTCGATTGCCGTCCACCGCAACCGCGGTGACGCCGTTCGATTTATAATCCTCACGAACGGTGGGAAGGTCGCAGCGCAGTCCCAGCGGCGGGCCGAAGCGGAGCGAGCGGCCGAGATTCTGAACGTCGACGACGTCCACTTCCTCGACTACGCGGACACAGAGGTCCCGTACAACCAGGAGACGGTCGACGAGCTGGAGGCGAAGCTGACGGCGGTCGACCCCGACCGGGTGTACATCCACGCCGAGGAGGACACCCACCAGGACCACCGACGGGCCGCGAAGGCCTCGATCACCGCCTCGCGAAACGTCAACCAGGTCCTCGCCTTCGAGGCCCCCTCGACGCGCTCCTCGTTTGCGCCCCAGTACTACAACTCGGTCCCCGAGGGCGTCATCGAGGGGAAGATAGAGGCCATTCGCTCACACGAGTCCCAACAGGAGAAGAAGTACCTCGAAGCGGAAGCGATGAAGGGGCTCGCGCGGTTCCGCGGTCGACAGGCCAACTCCACGTACGCGGAGGCATTCCAGGTCATCCGCATCAACAACATGTACAAGTCCAACTTCTACGGCTCGCGCTGAGACGGCGTTGGGAGCGATGTCTCGGGGCCCGCTGAGACGGCGTGGGGAGCGACCCACCGGGCCGGGCCACCCGCTGGCGGCGTGCCGGGCTACAATCGACAACTGTCCGGCTGCACCGCCCCGGCATCGAGGCGCTCGACCGCGTCACGGGCAGCGGCCAGGGAGTCGACCGCGACGTCCGGGACCGCGTCGCCACTGGCCGTCGCGGTCGCGTAGTGGCCGCGTCTGAGCCTGATAGTCGTCATGCCCAGGCGATTGGGCTGTGGGAAATCGAGCGGCGGCCGGTCCCCGACGACGACGACGGACCCGTGTGCCACACCGAACCGGTCGGCCAGCTCGACGAACGGGTCGGGGTCGCGTTTCGAGTCCTCGCGGTCCGCCGTCACGATGAGTTCGTCGACGTAGTCGTCGAGAGCCAGCCGAGAGAGCTTTCCGCGGCCGTTAGCCCCGCCGGTGATGACGCCGATGTCGTAGGTGTCGCCCAGCGAGTCCAGTGTCCCCGCGGCGTCCGGATACGGGACCAGCGGCCCCTCGGTGTCGTGATACGCGTTGACGAGTGCCGGGACGTGGTCGTCTGCGAGCCCTGCCGACGACAGCACGACGTCGAAGGTCGCTTTCCGGTGGCCGTCACTGAAGTACGCCTCGATGAGCTCCTCGGTGAGGTCGACGCCGGTCCGACGCAGGAGCTCCCTGGCAGCGTTCTCCAGTCCCGCTCTGGCGTACTGCCGGTCGTCGAACAGCGTCCCGTCCAGGTCGAAACACACTGCTCGGACCACGGTGATACGTATCCCAACTGACCAGAGGGTGAACAAAAAGTATGTACCTGCTAGCCGGCCGTCTGCAGGTGAAGTACGTGTATAGCTAAACGGCAGTATCGCCGAGGGCCTCCATGGCGACCGTTCTCGTCACCGGCGTCGGTGGTGCAAGTGGTATCGGTGCGGTCAGGGCGCTCCAGGAGACGACGACACACGACGTCGTCGGCGTGGACATGGATCCCGAGGCCGCGGGACTGTATCTCGCCGACGTCGGACGTTCGATTCCGCCCGCGAGCGACGACGACTGGGCCGTCGTGATCCGGGACGTAATCGAACAGTACGGCGTCGACGTCGTCGTTCCCACCGTCGACGAGGAGTTACCCCTGCTCGACGGGCTGCCGGACGACGTCCCCGTTGTCGCCCCCCGGGACGACGTTATCGAGGTCACGCTCGACAAGTACGCCACCTACCAGCGCCTCGACGAGGCGGGCCACACCGTCCCGCGGACCTGGCTCGCCAGCGAGGCCGACGCGATTCCCGAGTCGGCGTACCCGCTCATCCGGAAGCCCCGACGGGGCCGCGGGAGCCGGGGCATCGAACGCGTGGAGACGCCAGCGGCACTGTCGCAGTCACTATCGGGGACAGACCGGCCGGCCGACGAGGTGCTCCTCCAGGCGTTCGTCGGGGGCACCGAGTTCACCACGAGTGCCGTCGTGGCGACTGACGACCGGTTGCTGGCTGTCGTCCCGAAGGAGGCCATCGAGAAAGACGGGTCGACGGTCAAAGGCGTGACGCGGGACCACGACGCCGTCACGGAGTCCTGTCGGGCTATCGCCGAGACGCTCGCACCCGGTGGCCCGATGAACGTCCAGCAGATAGTCGACGACGAGGGCCGGCCACACACCATCGAAATCAACCCACGGTTCTCCTCGACGGCATGTCTGACCGTCAGGGCCGGCGTCAACGAACTGGACATGCTCGTCCGGGACGCCCTCGGGGAGTCCGTCACCCCGTCGACGGAGTTCGACGCCGGCGTCTACCTCCTGCGATACGACAATCACGTCTTCGTCGACAGGGACCAGGTCCACTCGCGGGTCGGCCAATCGTAGCGCGGCGGGACAGGACAGCGACCGAACGCGGGGCAGGAGGGCACTACCCGGGGCCGGCCCAGGTGGCCGTCGTCCGTTCTCGCCTCGGCGACCAAAATTAACGCTGCCCGGCAGTTGTGCCGGTCGTAGCCAGTGGATAATTATATCGGATTGCGGGCTGGTTCAAGACGATGGTAACACGACGGCAGCTCCTGGCCACGGCCTCCGGTATCGGGTCGGTCGGGTTTCTCGGGTATCTGCTCTCCCGGAATAGTGACGACTCCGACAGAGCGGTGCCCAACGAGAGCACCCCACGCGAAACTGTGGCTCAGCCGACTGCGGAGGAGGAGGTAGAGGAGACCGAGGAGGACCCCGACATCTCCCAGCGCGAAGACGTCGTCGATATCCGCGAGTTCGGTGCCGTCGGCGACGGGACGACCGACGATTCCGAGGCGATACTGCGTGCAATCCGTGCCGCAGAGCCCGGAGAGACTGTCTTCGTCCCCCAGACGGACGACTCGTATCTCCTCTCGTTCGACGGGTCGGGCGACGAAGTGGCGCTCAATCTGGGTCCGGAGACGGGGCTGGACGGAATCACTATCACGGGCGAGCGGCCCGCCGAAGGCGCACAGACGCTCCGGGTCGAGCCGGGCTCGTACGACGCCTCGACGTTCAACTGGATGCTCAAACTGCGCGGTGACCAGGTCATCGAAGGGCTCACGTTCCGCAATCTCACCTTCGACGGGAGCCGGCCACCGGGAGACGGCCCGGCAGGGGCAGACGGCGAGGAGTCACTGCTGGGTGTCCTCCTGCGCCGAGGGAGTGCCAACGGCGGCCACGACATCACCTTCCAGGACTGTGTCGTTCGGAACTGTTCGGCGACTG is a window encoding:
- a CDS encoding PIG-L deacetylase family protein gives rise to the protein MQVAAIGAHPDDIEIGAGASIAVHRNRGDAVRFIILTNGGKVAAQSQRRAEAERAAEILNVDDVHFLDYADTEVPYNQETVDELEAKLTAVDPDRVYIHAEEDTHQDHRRAAKASITASRNVNQVLAFEAPSTRSSFAPQYYNSVPEGVIEGKIEAIRSHESQQEKKYLEAEAMKGLARFRGRQANSTYAEAFQVIRINNMYKSNFYGSR
- a CDS encoding glycosyltransferase, giving the protein MSDHAGGTTSRESTAGTHDASDTAVDGQSLPRVAFFTPAPSFGGAQRVTVTIANSLAQRGHDVDLVAGRLEGEFADVISDAVNTVELDVPEVPGVGILAGIPKLVSYLDARQPAVLFASRTHTNLAAVATGALADVDVHVAITEHSPFDYQATAKDSATAAIASHFYTYADDVITVSEGVAETVVENTRVSTDRTTVLNNPIDIAAIRSGAEEPVDHEWLDDPDLEPIVSVGRLEPVKGFSTLLEAFAELHVSRPETRLILVGKGPDRERLTSLARELGVADSVSLPGYTDNPYAYMGRASVYVLSSAVEGLPTVLIEALACGCTIVSTDCQYGPREILEDGRYGRLTPVGDAEALAETIGDALEDPTPPERSRERAQHFSMAAGADRYESYIASVTDD
- a CDS encoding alginate lyase family protein, which codes for MSDVDSRLAQLTDTETMPVLYNTVRNMESEQLLGIADRTLRQLVVPSLPVDTDQWYDRKVPSGLAFAPETVRGNTTTLRRCLGGDDRRRYRERASEAGRGSVTFLNRTVDIGESDGVDWFSSAVLEPPELWALQFHGFEFLSWAYLGHDEPQACPATVEAFSDWLEDWYGADETRIGTDGYLRRGWTPYAVSLRIVHLARFCAWVRNDTGVETLAARILYRNAAFLANHVEYDVGGNHLIENGLALLLAGSLFEEEGTQWTETGIEILVDASDQFLADGGHFERSPMYHVIALSRYLTAVDTLRREGRDVPSELLDVATSGTEFLRQLRPPDGRLPLVNDAVFGEALPVDACLRYADAVGIQSGSVGAASLDASGYYWLGEGEDRMLVDGGQSGPAHLPGHSHNDQFAITFWADGQRLLTDTGTYEYAPTDKRQYSRSVAAHNTVQYGDIEPIPISGSYLLGRRLDPTVREAEGDGVQFFDGRYSRRGRLQTQYSHRRRIYHDEDWWLVWDTVDASESAPVTSRLHVQPGIDVATETDSTQPRFELAAADGNTDDPLASLVPLGADSATVATSQYFPEFRRAETRPKLSMTAEGRSVQFGWLLSRRPRRSVAVEHDGETVTGVSIDDRYRSLPATE
- a CDS encoding DUF1616 domain-containing protein, yielding MVRVRNGGRGIHTALLTLLDIAVVVGIALTTALLWQYTGALVTPLRVALGVPFVVFLPGYALTVAMFPGSASGQSSQPSLSALERLTLSVGLSVVVVPLVVLFLNFTAWGINPTPIRLALLSVTLAASAVAVVRRLRLPPTQRFVLPVGRPLRAVAARRVNVVIGVLLVLSVGVAGSALVQPGDSETFTEFSLLAENETGALVADDYPTEVSPNETATVHVGLGNEEGRTLNYTVVVEFQQFRSVDGERIVTSRTEVDRYRTTLGPGESSRTEQQFSPPAWASGDRVRLTFLLYTGSVSENPGLDDTYRKTHIWVDVPAQEDGV
- a CDS encoding glycosyltransferase family 2 protein, producing the protein MTEPRSEPLVTAVITTYDRPARLEAAVESVLEQTYDSIELVVVDDHSETPAEAVLSDVDLGVLSGATIVRHETNRGANAARNTGIDAASGEYVAFLDDDDQWHPAKLARQVRAIERHGDAGVVYTGIERVGPDETRAEIPPAVDGDMTKALLCENVVGSMSVTMVRTELAQSVSLDERFPCWADLEWYIKLSRETAFVRVPEPLVVYDCDSVERLSRDFEKTHAGYELFVEEFEPLAAEYGPLFRRKMRGWAAFRAGKSAFHDGRYDRARELLVTAVRSYPLEPAFGTYLLASLGDRHSHRLASAVASIAT
- a CDS encoding HAD family hydrolase, with protein sequence MCFDLDGTLFDDRQYARAGLENAARELLRRTGVDLTEELIEAYFSDGHRKATFDVVLSSAGLADDHVPALVNAYHDTEGPLVPYPDAAGTLDSLGDTYDIGVITGGANGRGKLSRLALDDYVDELIVTADREDSKRDPDPFVELADRFGVAHGSVVVVGDRPPLDFPQPNRLGMTTIRLRRGHYATATASGDAVPDVAVDSLAAARDAVERLDAGAVQPDSCRL
- a CDS encoding ATP-grasp domain-containing protein: MATVLVTGVGGASGIGAVRALQETTTHDVVGVDMDPEAAGLYLADVGRSIPPASDDDWAVVIRDVIEQYGVDVVVPTVDEELPLLDGLPDDVPVVAPRDDVIEVTLDKYATYQRLDEAGHTVPRTWLASEADAIPESAYPLIRKPRRGRGSRGIERVETPAALSQSLSGTDRPADEVLLQAFVGGTEFTTSAVVATDDRLLAVVPKEAIEKDGSTVKGVTRDHDAVTESCRAIAETLAPGGPMNVQQIVDDEGRPHTIEINPRFSSTACLTVRAGVNELDMLVRDALGESVTPSTEFDAGVYLLRYDNHVFVDRDQVHSRVGQS